A DNA window from Linepithema humile isolate Giens D197 chromosome 6, Lhum_UNIL_v1.0, whole genome shotgun sequence contains the following coding sequences:
- the LOC137000699 gene encoding uncharacterized protein: MGRVATVGAALAPAPIPKSPKPMGKRTKKEEKTGAALTPASAPVFPITMEVEKAGQPGVALTPTPTPTPDMEVEEAGSSGVASAPVSDPADEMEEEGILQVNANHCAMAMDLFHQTMAEGGFKLGVVSEPYRIPEDHPNWFTDPTRERAAIFWRPPKDSRPCFKFGAGPGFVTTFLSELGDCIRKCLPRPTIVAGDFNAWSKLWGFSRTDEKGGQMVDWAAALGLCVLNTGSRSTCVRTRGEFIVDLTWVSPSATRRITGWWVKDLDSRSDHRYIVIEASTTPTGQLSRRRRTRKAWVLRKMNEDILMADILVESWPRPSGQAVDRV; the protein is encoded by the exons ATGGGAAGGGTTGCCACCGTGGGTGCGGCCTTGGCCCCCGCGCCCATCCCTAAGTCACCCAAGCCCATGGGGAAGAGGACGAAGAAGGAGGAGAAGACGGGCGCGGCCTTAACCCCCGCGTCCGCTCCGGTCTTTCCTATCACGATGGAGGTGGAAAAAGCGGGACAACCGGGCGTGGCCTTGACACCTACGCCCACTCCTACTCCCGATATGGAAGTGGAAGAGGCGGGATCATCGGGTGTAGCGTCGGCCCCGGTGTCCGACCCCGCAGACGAGATGGAAGAGGAGGG GATCCTCCAGGTGAACGCGAACCACTGCGCCATGGCCATGGACTTATTCCATCAGACCATGGCGGAGGGTGGGTTCAAATTGGGGGTGGTCTCGGAGCCTTACCGGATTCCGGAGGACCACCCCAATTGGTTTACGGACCCAACGAGGGAAAGGGCCGCCATTTTTTGGCGACCCCCCAAGGACTCTCGCCCGTGCTTCAAGTTTGGAGCCGGGCCTGGATTCGTGACG ACCTTCCTGTCGGAGCTGGGGGACTGCATACGCAAATGCCTCCCCCGGCCCACTATAGTCGCGGGGGACTTCAATGCGTGGTCTAAGCTATGGGGTTTCTCGCGAACCGACGAGAAAGGAGGGCAGATGGTGGATTGGGCGGCGGCACTCGGCCTGTGCGTGTTAAACACAGGTTCGAGGAGCACTTGCGTGCGTACCCGGGGGGAGTTCATCGTGGATCTCACGTGGGTTTCTCCGTCGGCCACGCGCAGAATCACGGGTTGGTGGGTGAAAGACCTTGACTCGAGGTCCGATCACAGGTATATTGTGATCGAGGCCTCGACCACTCCCACCGGACAGCTCAGCCGTCGTCGGCGCACCCGTAAAGCATGGGTCCTCAGAAAGATGAATGAGGACATCCTGATGGCGGACATTCTGGTGGAATCCTGGCCGAGGCCATCCGGCCAGGCTGTGGACCGCGTGTGA